From Triticum aestivum cultivar Chinese Spring chromosome 4A, IWGSC CS RefSeq v2.1, whole genome shotgun sequence, a single genomic window includes:
- the LOC123087924 gene encoding LRR receptor-like serine/threonine-protein kinase ER1, whose amino-acid sequence MGGMASPHLVHHIILRKLRMSVMANSQSVHSTILHKLSLLLLICSLLGYNCESMSRKAEKAALLSLEKYWGKQTKIKWSSIMYADQCNWDGVICNFDGFVTGISVGGYKLAKSIPSEICSFKNLTDIDLSHNNIPGSFPVVLFSCSSLEQLDLSYNSFVGSLPLNIHLLSKSITYLNLESNSLSGSIPSSIYQLSSLEVLKLSFNPFDSHRIDPQLGNLTNLGELSMSSMNIVGEIPDTITKLTRLTTLDLSSNTLNGTIPTGIWSMQNLEFLDLQRNSLSGCILDDPHELMNLSQLKTLDLSSNTLNGTIPTEIWSMQNLEFLNLHRNSLSGCIPDDPHELMNLSPLKTLDLSSNTLNGTIPTVIWRMQNLNRLALHNNYISGRILDDFCKLKYLSQLLLNDNLLSGPLPENVTQLQLTSIFLDFSSNQLTGKIPSSFELRKFEWSFLSNPGLCSSNHFGNFPTCTRLHLKMFVIILLVSGSAILICTGLIGLTKIKAFFSMEKDDAPSPLWKLTAFQAIDYDIEDIHCNLIDANLVGSGGSGNVYKICLDNTNREVIAVKQIWTSGRREHDMLEKQFQAEIEILGSIRHTNIVKLCGYISSSESKLLIYEYMENGSLYEWLHHKDDPTSTTGRLLNWPTRMSIAIDAARGLCYMHDGCSPPIAHRDVKSSNILLDPQFKAKIADFGLARALLKAGEPELVSAVVGSFGYIAPEFGSSRKMNEKVDVYSFGVVLLELTTGRRANGGGGYENLAQWTWRQFKDEGFHLTNVIDADISDPAYLREVQLVLQLGLICTGTDPSSRPSMKQVLQVLQR is encoded by the exons ATGGGTGGCATGGCTAGTCcccaccttgttcatcatatcatcCTCCGCAAGCTCAGGATGAGTGTCATGGCAAATTCTCAGAGTGTTCACAGCACCATCCTCCACAAGCTATCTCTACTCCTCCTCATTTGCTCGCTCCTCGGGTACAATTGTGAATCTATGAGCAGGAAGGCTGAAAAGGCAGCACTTCTAAGCCTTGAGAAATACTGGGGCAAACAGACGAAAATCAAGTGGAGCTCCATCATGTACGCAGATCAGTGTAATTGGGATGGAGTCATTTGTAATTTTGATGGCTTTGTTACAGGAATTTCAGTCGGAGGCTACAAGCTTGCCAAGTCAATTCCTTCAGAAATTTGCTCGTTCAAGAACCTTACAGACATTGACCTTTCACACAACAACATTCCAGGTTCTTTCCCTGTGGTTCTTTTCAGTTGCTCAAGCCTTGAACAACTGGACCTCTCTTACAATTCTTTTGTTGGTAGTCTTCCATTAAATATCCATTTACTGTCAAAATCGATTACCTACCTTAACCTTGAATCGAATAGTTTATCCGGTAGTATTCCAAGTTCAATCTACCAGCTTTCATCCTTAGAAGTTCTGAAACTATCTTTCAATCCCTTTGATTCACACAGAATCGACCCACAGCTAGGAAATTTGACAAACCTAGGAGAATTGTCAATGAGTTCTATGAATATAGTTGGTGAAATTCCAGACACTATAACCAAGCTAACCCGACTTACAACCTTAGATTTGTCTTCTAACACATTGAATGGGACAATACCGACTGGGATTTGGAGCATGCAGAATCTAGAGTTCCTTGATCTACAGAGGAACTCTCTATCTGGTTGCATACTAGATGATCCCCATGAGCTCATGAATCTGTCCCAACTTAAAACCTTAGATTTGTCTTCTAACACACTGAATGGGACAATACCGACTGAGATTTGGAGCATGCAGAATCTAGAGTTCCTAAATCTACACAGGAACTCTCTATCTGGTTGCATACCAGATGATCCCCATGAGCTCATGAATCTGTCCCCACTTAAAACCTTAGATTTGTCTTCTAACACACTTAATGGGACAATACCTACTGTGATTTGGAGAATGCAGAATCTGAATCGCCTCGCTCTACACAATAACTATATATCCGGTCGCATACTGGATGATTTCTGTAAGCTTAAGTATCTGTCCCAACTTTTATTGAACGACAATCTTCTATCCGGCCCACTACCAGAAAACGTTACACAGTTACAATTAACCTCCATCTTCCTCGATTTCTCTAGTAACCAACTGACTGGCAAGATTCCATCTTCTTTCGAGTTGAGAAAATTTGAATGGAGCTTTCTTTCCAATCCCGGCTTATGTTCCTCCAACCACTTTGGAAACTTTCCTACGTGCACCAGATTGCACTTGAAGATGTTTGTAATAATTCTCCTGGTCTCTGGTTCAGCCATTCTCATATGCACAGGGCTGATTGGTTTAACTAAGATCAAGGCATTTTTCTCAATGGAAAAGGATGATGCCCCATCTCCACTGTGGAAGCTGACAGCCTTCCAAGCTATTGATTATGACATTGAGGACATCCATTGCAACCTCATTGATGCAAACCTTGTTGGCAGCGGTGGCTCAGGAAATGTGTATAAGATCTGCCTTGACAACACAAACCGTGAGGTTATAGCTGTCAAGCAAATATGGACCAGTGGCAGACGGGAACATGATATGCTGGAAAAGCAGTTTCAAGCTGAAATTGAGATTCTTGGATCCATCCGACACACCAATATCGTGAAGTTGTGTGGCTACATATCCAGCTCCGAATCAAAGCTCCTCATATACGAATACATGGAAAACGGTAGCTTGTATGAATGGCTGCATCACAAAGATGACCCTACTAGTACAACTGGACGGTTGTTGAACTGGCCGACAAGGATGTCAATAGCAATCGATGCCGCAAGAGGACTGTGTTACATGCATGACGGTTGCTCTCCCCCTATAGCACACCGCGATGTGAAATCCAGCAACATCCTGCTGGATCCTCAGTTCAAAGCAAAGATTGCGGACTTTGGCCTAGCTCGTGCACTGCTTAAAGCCGGTGAGCCAGAGTTAGTCTCGGCAGTGGTTGGGTCCTTTGGATACATAGCTCCAG AGTTTGGAAGCTCGAGAAAAATGAATGAGAAAGTTGATGTGTACAGCTTTGGGGTGGTTCTCCTGGAGCTGACAACAGGGAGGCGTGCGAATGGTGGCGGCGGGTACGAGAATTTGGCGCAATGGACGTGGAGGCAATTTAAGGATGAGGGCTTCCATTTGACAAATGTGATCGACGCAGACATAAGTGATCCAGCCTACCTACGCGAGGTACAACTGGTGCTCCAGCTAGGGCTAATTTGCACGGGCACGGATCCATCGTCAAGGCCGTCCATGAAGCAGGTTCTGCAGGTCCTGCAACGCTGA